A stretch of DNA from Thermodesulfovibrionales bacterium:
TTGTCGCTTCGACAGGCTCTGAGGCCATGGACCTCTTCGAAAAGGAGAACCCGGACCTTGTGACGCTTGATATCCTCATGCCCGACACCGACGGCATAAAGATCCTGAGACAGATGAAGGAGAAGAAGCCGCGGATCCCCATCATCATGTCCACGGCCTATGATTATCGGGATGACTTTGCTGTGTGGGCGTCAGAGGCGTATATCGTCAAATCGGCGGAACTGACGGAGCTGAAGGAGACGATTAAGAAGCTTCTCGGTAAGAAATAATGCTCCAGACCGTGAAGGCAGAATCACCCGTATACGGCGGGTATGCAATCGCCAGGGACGGCAAGGTGATCTTCATCAAGGGCGCCATACCGGGTGAACTCGTCGAGGTCTCGATTGATG
This window harbors:
- a CDS encoding response regulator, with protein sequence MKILIVDDDLHIRRLYQEELEEEGYEVVVASTGSEAMDLFEKENPDLVTLDILMPDTDGIKILRQMKEKKPRIPIIMSTAYDYRDDFAVWASEAYIVKSAELTELKETIKKLLGKK